A stretch of the Actinotalea sp. JY-7876 genome encodes the following:
- the xylB gene encoding xylulokinase — translation MALVAGVDSSTQSCKVVIRDAETGALVRTGRASHPDGTEVDPRHWWDALQTALAAAGGLDDVAALSVGGQQHGMVALDADGEVVRDALLWNDTRSAQAALDLIAELGASPAEDTPSNGGERAWAEAIGSVPVASFTVTKLRWLRDAEPENAARVAAVALPHDWLTWRLAGHGPGTGGLDALTTDRSDASGTGYWSPITDDYRRDLLMLALGHDAVLPRVVGPAEVAATVARGGGAPLLLGPGAGDNAAAALGLGMGPGDVAISIGTSGVVSAISGAPTADASGLVTGFADATGAFLPLACTLNASRVLDAAARMLGVDHAGLSALALSAPAGADGLVLVPYLEGERTPNRPDATGALHGMRLANTTPAHLARAAVEGMLCALADGLDALRAQGVPVQRVQLIGGGAQSEAVRRIAPAVLGLDVTVPQPGEYVADGAARQAAWVLATAQGGTGVPAPAWAGAPSEVHTAPATPHVREQYAAVRELTARRP, via the coding sequence ATGGCGCTCGTCGCCGGGGTGGACTCGTCCACCCAGTCCTGCAAGGTCGTCATCCGGGACGCGGAGACGGGCGCACTCGTGCGCACGGGCCGCGCCTCCCACCCCGACGGCACCGAGGTCGACCCCCGCCACTGGTGGGACGCCCTGCAGACCGCCCTGGCCGCGGCCGGTGGCCTGGACGACGTCGCCGCGCTGTCCGTCGGCGGGCAGCAGCACGGCATGGTCGCGCTCGACGCGGACGGCGAGGTCGTCCGCGACGCGCTGCTGTGGAACGACACCCGGTCGGCGCAGGCCGCCCTCGACCTCATCGCCGAGCTGGGCGCCTCCCCCGCCGAGGACACGCCCTCGAACGGCGGCGAGCGCGCGTGGGCCGAGGCGATCGGGTCCGTGCCCGTCGCGTCGTTCACCGTGACCAAGCTGCGCTGGCTGCGCGACGCCGAGCCCGAGAACGCGGCCCGCGTCGCCGCCGTCGCGCTCCCCCACGACTGGCTGACCTGGCGCCTGGCGGGCCACGGCCCGGGCACGGGCGGCCTCGACGCGCTGACGACCGACCGCTCCGACGCCTCGGGGACCGGCTACTGGTCGCCCATCACCGACGACTACCGGCGCGACCTGCTGATGCTCGCGCTCGGCCACGACGCCGTGCTGCCGCGCGTCGTCGGTCCGGCCGAGGTGGCGGCCACGGTCGCCCGGGGCGGCGGTGCCCCGCTCCTGCTCGGCCCCGGCGCCGGCGACAACGCGGCGGCGGCCCTCGGCCTGGGGATGGGCCCGGGCGACGTCGCGATCTCGATCGGGACGTCCGGCGTGGTCTCCGCGATCTCGGGCGCGCCCACGGCCGACGCGTCCGGCCTGGTGACCGGCTTCGCCGACGCCACCGGCGCCTTCCTGCCGCTCGCGTGCACCCTCAACGCCTCGCGCGTGCTCGACGCCGCCGCGCGCATGCTCGGCGTGGACCACGCCGGGCTCAGCGCGCTCGCGCTGTCCGCGCCCGCGGGCGCCGACGGCCTCGTGCTCGTGCCCTACCTCGAGGGCGAGCGCACGCCGAACCGTCCCGACGCGACCGGCGCGCTGCACGGCATGCGGCTGGCCAACACCACCCCGGCGCACCTCGCGCGCGCCGCCGTGGAGGGCATGCTGTGCGCGCTCGCCGACGGGCTCGACGCGCTGCGCGCCCAGGGCGTGCCGGTCCAGCGCGTCCAGCTCATCGGCGGCGGCGCGCAGTCGGAGGCCGTGCGCCGCATCGCCCCGGCCGTGCTCGGGCTCGACGTCACCGTGCCGCAGCCGGGCGAGTACGTGGCCGACGGCGCCGCCCGCCAGGCGGCCTGGGTCCTCGCCACCGCGCAGGGCGGCACCGGCGTGCCGGCGCCGGCGTGGGCCGGGGCCCCGAGCGAGGTGCACACGGCCCCCGCGACGCCGCACGTGCGCGAGCAGTACGCCGCCGTCCGCGAGCTCACGGCCCGCCGCCCCTGA
- a CDS encoding rhodanese-like domain-containing protein translates to MREIDVTTLQQALADDAEATVVDVREVHEFESGHVPGAVNVPLSEFVERAGEVTSLEGEVYVICESGGRSGQVAAWLGQQGHDVVNVAGGTGAWRAAGRPVE, encoded by the coding sequence GTGCGCGAGATCGACGTCACCACCCTGCAGCAGGCCCTCGCCGACGACGCCGAGGCGACGGTCGTCGACGTGCGCGAGGTCCACGAGTTCGAGTCCGGTCACGTGCCCGGCGCCGTGAACGTGCCGCTCAGCGAGTTCGTCGAGCGGGCGGGCGAGGTGACGTCGCTCGAGGGCGAGGTCTACGTCATCTGCGAGTCGGGCGGGCGCTCCGGCCAGGTCGCGGCCTGGCTCGGGCAGCAGGGCCACGACGTGGTCAACGTCGCCGGCGGCACCGGCGCGTGGCGGGCGGCGGGTCGGCCCGTCGAGTGA
- the nadC gene encoding carboxylating nicotinate-nucleotide diphosphorylase, with protein MPHPPTPGPAAPTPTVPGLAALVGVALDEDLGPAPGRDVTTQATVPADALGTAHLAARADGVVAGLAAVDEVLGQVAERLGLPVPDARLRVADGARVRAGDVLADVTGPVQVLLVAERTLLNVVSRASGVATHTRRWADALAGTGATVLDTRKTTPGLRALEKHAVRAGGGANKRMGLYDVAMVKDNHVVAAGSIAAAVAAVRDRFGDVEVQVEADTLAQAMEALDAGARFLLLDNMPTPVLADVVAAVRAREAETGYVALEATGNLTLDRAAEVAATGVDHLSVGGLTHSSPILDVALDLVGSVGDLPG; from the coding sequence GTGCCGCACCCTCCGACGCCCGGCCCCGCCGCCCCCACGCCGACCGTCCCCGGGCTCGCCGCCCTCGTGGGCGTCGCGCTCGACGAGGACCTCGGGCCCGCGCCCGGTCGAGACGTCACGACCCAGGCCACCGTGCCCGCGGACGCCCTGGGGACCGCCCACCTGGCGGCACGCGCCGACGGCGTCGTCGCCGGTCTGGCCGCGGTCGACGAGGTGCTGGGTCAGGTCGCGGAGCGCCTCGGCCTGCCGGTGCCGGACGCGCGGCTGCGCGTCGCCGACGGCGCCCGCGTGCGCGCCGGCGACGTCCTCGCGGACGTGACGGGTCCCGTGCAGGTGCTGCTGGTCGCCGAGCGCACGCTGCTCAACGTCGTCAGCCGCGCGTCCGGCGTCGCGACGCACACGCGCCGGTGGGCGGACGCCCTCGCGGGCACCGGCGCCACCGTGCTCGACACCCGCAAGACGACGCCCGGCCTCCGAGCGCTGGAGAAGCACGCCGTGCGCGCGGGCGGCGGCGCCAACAAGCGCATGGGCCTCTACGACGTCGCGATGGTCAAGGACAACCACGTCGTCGCCGCCGGGTCGATCGCCGCCGCGGTGGCGGCGGTCCGGGACCGCTTCGGCGACGTCGAGGTCCAGGTCGAGGCGGACACCCTCGCGCAGGCCATGGAGGCGCTCGACGCGGGTGCGCGCTTCCTGCTGCTCGACAACATGCCGACCCCCGTGCTGGCCGACGTCGTGGCGGCGGTCCGCGCGCGCGAGGCCGAGACCGGGTACGTCGCCCTGGAGGCGACCGGGAACCTCACGCTCGACCGCGCGGCCGAGGTGGCCGCGACGGGCGTCGACCACCTGTCGGTGGGCGGGCTCACGCACTCCTCGCCGATCCTCGACGTCGCGCTGGACCTCGTAGGATCGGTCGGTGACCTCCCCGGCTGA
- the lysS gene encoding lysine--tRNA ligase — protein MTSPADPTPAPAPAAAEPVLDDLPEQLKVRREKRERLIAEGGEAYPVGVPVTATIAQVRAAHGDLAAGEETDVEVGVAARVVYLRTTGKLCFATLQDGEGNRLQAMLSQAVVGEESLARFKSDVDLGDHLFVHGRVISSRRGELSVFADDWRVAAKALRPLPVLHKDLSEEARVRRRYVDLIVRPQARDMVRMRAAVLRSLRDNFHRRGYLEVETPMLQVVQGGASARPFTTHMNAFDLDLVLRIAPELFLKRAVVGGVERVFEINRSFRNEGADATHSPEFATLEAYEAYGDYDTMAELTRDLVQTAAQDALGTTTVTLADGTEYDLGGEWTALSLYGSLSHALGEEISPQTPDVDLLRLVERFDLQIDRARMTHGKLVEELWEHHVGDHLVAPTFVRDFPVDTSPLTRDHRTVPGVVEKWDLYIRGIETATAYSELVDPVIQRRRFEAQARLAAAGDDEAMRLDEDFLEAMEFGMPPAGGMGMGIDRLLMALTGLNIRETILFPLVKPLA, from the coding sequence GTGACCTCCCCGGCTGACCCCACACCCGCGCCTGCGCCTGCGGCCGCCGAGCCCGTGCTCGACGACCTCCCCGAGCAGCTGAAGGTGCGCCGCGAGAAGCGCGAGCGGCTCATCGCCGAGGGGGGCGAGGCCTACCCCGTGGGCGTGCCCGTGACCGCCACGATCGCGCAGGTGCGCGCGGCGCACGGCGACCTGGCGGCCGGCGAGGAGACCGACGTCGAGGTCGGCGTGGCCGCGCGGGTGGTCTACCTGCGCACGACGGGCAAGCTGTGCTTCGCCACCCTGCAGGACGGCGAGGGCAACCGGCTCCAGGCGATGCTCAGCCAGGCCGTGGTCGGTGAGGAGTCGCTGGCGCGGTTCAAGTCCGACGTCGACCTCGGCGACCACCTGTTCGTCCACGGCCGTGTCATCAGCTCGCGCCGCGGCGAGCTGAGCGTGTTCGCCGACGACTGGCGCGTCGCGGCCAAGGCCCTGCGTCCGCTGCCGGTGCTCCACAAGGACCTGTCCGAGGAGGCGCGCGTGCGCCGCCGGTACGTGGACCTCATCGTCCGGCCGCAGGCGCGCGACATGGTGCGGATGCGCGCGGCCGTGCTCCGCTCGCTGCGGGACAACTTCCACCGCCGCGGGTACCTCGAGGTCGAGACGCCCATGCTGCAGGTCGTCCAGGGCGGCGCGAGCGCACGCCCCTTCACCACGCACATGAACGCGTTCGACCTCGACCTCGTGCTGCGGATCGCTCCGGAGCTGTTCCTCAAGCGCGCCGTCGTCGGCGGCGTGGAGCGCGTCTTCGAGATCAACCGCAGCTTCCGCAACGAGGGGGCCGACGCGACACACTCACCCGAGTTCGCGACCCTGGAGGCCTACGAGGCCTACGGCGACTACGACACGATGGCGGAGCTGACGCGCGACCTCGTCCAGACCGCGGCCCAGGACGCCCTCGGCACGACCACCGTGACGCTCGCGGACGGCACCGAGTACGACCTGGGCGGCGAGTGGACCGCGCTGAGCCTGTACGGCTCTCTCTCCCACGCCTTGGGCGAGGAGATTTCTCCGCAAACGCCGGATGTTGATCTTCTGCGACTTGTGGAACGTTTCGACCTGCAGATCGACCGCGCCCGGATGACGCACGGAAAGCTCGTCGAAGAGCTGTGGGAGCACCACGTCGGAGATCATCTTGTCGCCCCGACATTCGTCCGTGACTTCCCCGTCGACACGAGCCCGCTGACGCGCGACCATCGCACCGTCCCCGGCGTAGTGGAGAAGTGGGACCTGTACATCCGCGGGATCGAGACGGCGACGGCCTACTCCGAGCTCGTGGACCCCGTCATCCAGCGGCGCCGCTTCGAGGCGCAGGCCCGGCTGGCGGCCGCCGGCGACGACGAGGCGATGCGCCTCGACGAGGACTTCCTCGAGGCGATGGAGTTCGGGATGCCGCCCGCGGGTGGCATGGGGATGGGCATCGACCGCCTGCTCATGGCGCTCACCGGCCTGAACATCCGCGAGACGATCCTCTTCCCGTTGGTCAAGCCGCTCGCCTGA
- a CDS encoding L-aspartate oxidase, producing MRLGTRLAAPEPGWTAQADVVVVGSGIAGLTAALRLRTRVPRVLLVTKGALASGSTVWAQGGIAAALDPGDSPAAHLTDTLTAGAGLCDRSAVEVLVTQGPARVRELAALGTRFDVEHDGTIALTREGGHGADRIAHAGGDATGAEISRALVAQLDAVRSDPGIEVIEHALVLDLLTAAPDADGRPGPVCGATLHVIGEGTRDGVGAVLGRAVVLATGGIGQVFQSSTNPVQATGDGLAAALRAGAAVADVEFVQFHPTVLWLGSGVKGQLPLVSEAVRGEGAMLLDTDGVRFMPDVHPLAELAPRDVVAHAIVRRMAETGSDHVLLDARHLGADFLRGRFPTIHDRLLAEGIDLTTGLVPVAPAQHYHSGGVVTDLQGRADVDGLYAAGEVACTGVHGANRLASNSLLEGLVFAHRAAEQIAARVGAGDLPQREPVERPGDPSLVAGAARSRIQRIAQRGPGVIRTGEGLAAAVAALAAVPTHADVTPGVVAAPQTAEWETTNLHTVASVLTLAALERTESRGGHYRQDHPDQEPAWLRRVAVRLDPDGCLDVAAGPLLADPDASPVFV from the coding sequence GTGAGGCTCGGGACCCGGCTGGCCGCTCCCGAGCCGGGCTGGACCGCGCAGGCCGACGTCGTGGTCGTGGGTTCCGGCATCGCGGGCCTGACGGCGGCGCTGCGCCTGCGCACGCGCGTGCCGCGGGTGCTGCTCGTGACCAAGGGCGCGCTCGCCTCGGGCTCGACCGTCTGGGCCCAGGGTGGCATCGCCGCGGCGCTCGACCCCGGCGACTCGCCCGCGGCGCACCTGACCGACACGCTCACGGCCGGCGCCGGCCTGTGCGACCGGTCGGCCGTCGAGGTCCTGGTCACGCAGGGCCCCGCCCGCGTGCGCGAGCTCGCCGCGCTCGGGACGCGGTTCGACGTCGAGCACGACGGCACCATCGCCCTGACGCGCGAGGGCGGGCACGGCGCCGACCGGATCGCGCACGCCGGCGGGGACGCGACGGGAGCGGAGATCTCCCGGGCCCTCGTGGCGCAGCTCGACGCGGTGCGCAGCGATCCGGGCATCGAGGTGATCGAGCACGCGCTGGTCCTGGACCTGCTCACCGCCGCGCCCGACGCCGACGGTCGGCCCGGCCCGGTGTGCGGCGCGACCCTGCACGTCATCGGCGAGGGCACCCGCGACGGCGTCGGCGCCGTCCTGGGCCGCGCCGTCGTGCTGGCCACCGGCGGCATCGGCCAGGTCTTCCAGTCCTCGACCAACCCGGTCCAGGCGACGGGCGACGGTCTCGCGGCGGCGCTGCGCGCGGGCGCGGCCGTCGCCGACGTCGAGTTCGTGCAGTTCCACCCGACCGTGCTGTGGCTGGGCTCGGGCGTCAAGGGCCAGCTCCCGCTGGTCTCCGAGGCGGTGCGCGGCGAGGGGGCGATGCTGCTGGACACCGACGGCGTCCGCTTCATGCCGGACGTCCACCCGCTCGCCGAGCTGGCGCCGCGCGACGTGGTCGCCCACGCGATCGTCCGGCGCATGGCCGAGACGGGCTCGGACCACGTGCTCCTCGACGCGCGCCACCTCGGCGCCGACTTCCTGCGCGGGCGCTTCCCGACGATCCACGACCGCCTGCTCGCCGAGGGCATCGACCTCACCACGGGGCTCGTGCCGGTCGCGCCCGCCCAGCACTACCACTCTGGTGGGGTGGTGACGGACCTGCAGGGGCGGGCCGACGTCGACGGGCTCTACGCCGCGGGCGAGGTGGCGTGCACCGGCGTGCACGGCGCCAACCGGCTGGCCTCGAACTCCCTGCTGGAGGGCCTCGTCTTCGCGCACCGGGCCGCCGAGCAGATCGCGGCGCGCGTCGGCGCCGGCGACCTGCCGCAGCGCGAGCCCGTCGAGCGCCCGGGTGACCCCTCCCTCGTCGCGGGGGCGGCGCGCAGCCGGATCCAGCGCATCGCGCAGCGCGGCCCCGGCGTCATCCGCACGGGGGAGGGGCTGGCCGCGGCCGTCGCGGCGCTCGCGGCCGTGCCGACCCACGCCGACGTGACGCCGGGCGTCGTCGCGGCGCCGCAGACGGCCGAGTGGGAGACGACGAACCTGCACACGGTCGCGTCCGTGCTGACGCTCGCCGCGCTCGAGCGCACGGAGAGCCGCGGCGGGCACTACCGGCAGGACCACCCGGACCAGGAGCCGGCGTGGCTGCGCCGCGTCGCCGTGCGGCTCGACCCGGACGGCTGCCTCGACGTGGCCGCGGGACCGCTCCTGGCCGACCCGGACGCGTCACCCGTGTTCGTCTAG
- a CDS encoding DUF5701 family protein — MDSSSTSTTTTTDAAAATATTAARAEFDRQAATLLAAARETAGAATHERLRELVARLRPLAAAQPWEGVDPASGRVPFLLVASRELLPVDVMMRRATLAGRSRPGFVDRSFEPGSLRTFVPPPGTVVPDAQAYLLLDVERGEEFCGVVPSTAMDVVAQRGRTLLTIEEGVGLLTHHPGVLVKNRCFSLGGSRCGDRRVPALWISQGAPKLGWCWEGNPHTWLGLASAGSRVAA, encoded by the coding sequence ATGGACAGCAGCAGCACCAGCACGACCACCACCACGGACGCCGCTGCCGCTACCGCCACCACCGCGGCGCGCGCGGAGTTCGACCGCCAGGCGGCGACGCTGCTGGCCGCGGCCCGGGAGACGGCCGGCGCCGCGACGCACGAGCGCCTGCGCGAGCTGGTCGCCCGGCTGCGGCCGCTGGCGGCTGCGCAGCCGTGGGAGGGCGTCGACCCCGCGTCGGGCCGGGTCCCGTTCCTGCTCGTCGCCTCGCGCGAGCTGCTGCCGGTCGACGTCATGATGCGCCGGGCGACGCTCGCCGGGCGGAGCCGGCCCGGGTTCGTCGACCGTTCCTTCGAGCCGGGCTCGCTCCGGACGTTCGTGCCGCCGCCCGGGACCGTCGTGCCCGACGCGCAGGCCTACCTCCTGCTCGACGTCGAGCGCGGCGAGGAGTTCTGCGGCGTCGTGCCGAGCACCGCGATGGACGTGGTCGCGCAGCGCGGCCGGACGCTCCTGACCATCGAGGAGGGCGTGGGGTTGCTCACCCACCACCCCGGCGTGCTCGTGAAGAACCGGTGCTTCTCGCTCGGCGGCTCGCGCTGCGGCGACCGGCGCGTGCCGGCGCTGTGGATCAGCCAGGGAGCTCCCAAGCTGGGCTGGTGCTGGGAGGGCAACCCGCACACCTGGTTGGGCCTGGCGTCGGCGGGGAGCCGCGTCGCCGCCTGA
- a CDS encoding Lsr2 family protein, with amino-acid sequence MAQKVQVVLVDDLDGGTAEETVSFALDGVSYEIDLSAANAAELRESFARWVGHGRRVGGRSRGGARRASGGSGRAASGQSQEIREWARANGFTVNERGRIPAEVKAAYDAR; translated from the coding sequence ATGGCACAGAAGGTTCAGGTCGTCCTCGTCGACGACCTCGACGGCGGAACGGCTGAGGAGACGGTGTCCTTCGCCCTCGACGGTGTCTCCTACGAGATCGACCTGAGCGCGGCGAATGCGGCCGAGCTGCGCGAGTCCTTCGCACGCTGGGTCGGCCACGGCCGGCGCGTCGGCGGGCGTTCCCGCGGCGGCGCCCGGCGGGCGTCCGGCGGCTCGGGGCGCGCGGCGAGCGGCCAGAGCCAGGAGATCCGCGAGTGGGCCCGGGCCAACGGCTTCACGGTCAACGAGCGTGGACGCATCCCGGCCGAGGTCAAGGCGGCGTACGACGCCCGCTGA
- the panD gene encoding aspartate 1-decarboxylase, giving the protein MTDTTGTGSTRTWLRTMMTGKIHRATVTDADLDYVGSVTVDASLLEAADILPGQQVDVVDVTNGARLTTYAIAGEPGSGVVCLNGAAAHLIHPGDVVILIAYAQMPDDEARTYSPRVVHVDERNRIADLGSDPGAAPARLRTAAIAWAASR; this is encoded by the coding sequence ATGACCGACACGACCGGCACGGGCTCGACCAGGACCTGGCTCCGCACGATGATGACCGGCAAGATCCACCGCGCGACAGTCACGGACGCGGATCTCGACTACGTCGGCTCCGTGACCGTGGACGCGTCCCTGCTCGAGGCGGCGGACATCCTCCCCGGGCAGCAGGTCGACGTCGTGGACGTCACCAACGGCGCGCGCCTGACCACCTACGCGATCGCGGGGGAGCCGGGCTCGGGCGTCGTCTGCCTCAACGGTGCGGCGGCGCACCTGATCCACCCCGGCGACGTCGTCATCCTCATCGCCTACGCGCAGATGCCGGACGACGAGGCGCGCACGTACTCGCCCCGCGTCGTGCACGTCGACGAGCGCAACCGCATCGCGGACCTCGGCAGCGACCCCGGTGCCGCCCCGGCGCGCCTGCGCACCGCGGCGATCGCGTGGGCCGCGAGCCGGTGA